The Micropterus dolomieu isolate WLL.071019.BEF.003 ecotype Adirondacks linkage group LG20, ASM2129224v1, whole genome shotgun sequence genome has a segment encoding these proteins:
- the tex9 gene encoding testis-expressed protein 9 isoform X2: MAERSCDKKGRPPQTVVPQPKKRPSSSSKAQRTKREEVRPQVKSASGPTKNLMTDDLFAKEEQYKLLNAELEAKTADLVKQAEQLMREQSEVLSKPFSTIRLTDIEDEEDSRIIKPHHCTVLEPSVKVVTKKRPTSTSQNMCAGKQGKEPRCITATPQASHLDDLAAEEDAADSFLAKTIRSMEMKMDDTVTHENVVDDLSNAGDNVGSGISDAQIRVLKAKLRIMQEELDQLSCEYFKKDDENAKLSAKMKEMEEDRARLQKTTSIQQTQIEKHRALAEESAKKCEGLQLQVSALQKEIENLNRSHKQAAAVHSTVEVRLNRALEEGERLKTQLNKMKQMNKDKSSEEQQSKENLLAENKMLKKQKAELIVGFKKQLKLIDILKRQKMHFEVAKLLSFTEDEFMKALDWGKH; encoded by the exons ATGGCGGAAAGAAGTTGTGATAAAAAGGGTCGTCCGCCCCAGACCGTCGTCCCTCAG CCCAAGAAACGCCCATCCTCCAGCAGTAAGGCTCAGAGGACCAAGAGGGAGGAAGTAAGACCACAGGTGAAATCTGCCTCTGGTCCCACAAAGAATCTGATGACTGATGACCTTTTTGCTAAGGAAGAACAATACAA GCTCTTAAATGCCGAGCTGGAAGCCAAAACTGCTGATCTAGTAAAACAGGCAGAACAGCTTATG AGAGAACAGAGTGAAGTTCTGTCAAAACCCTTCTCCACCATCCGGCTCACAGACATTGAGGATGAAGAGGATTCAAG GATAATAAAGCCTCATCACTGCACTGTGCTGGAGCCCAGTGTGAAG GTGGTGACCAAAAAAAGGCCCACATCAACATCACAAAACATGTGTGCAGGAAAACAAGGAAAGGAGCCTCGCTGTATAACAGC AACCCCACAGGCGTCTCATCTGGAtgatttagcagctgaagaagaCGCAGCTGACTCGTTCCTAGCAAAGACGATACGAAGCATGGAGATGAAGATGGACGACACTGTCACTCATGAAAATGTTGTGGATGATCTGTCCAATGCTGGAGACAATGTGGGCTCAG GCATTTCAGATGCTCAAATACGAGTTCTGAAGGCCAAACTGCGGATTATGCAAGAGGAGCTGGATCAACTCTCATGTGAATATTTTAAGAAG GATGATGAAAACGCAAAGCTTAGTGCAAAAAtgaaggagatggaggaggatcGAGCCAGGCTGCAGAAAACAACAAGCATTCAGCAAACACAGATTGAGAAGCACCGAGCTTTAGCAGAGGAGTCTGCCAAAAAATGTGAGGGTCTTCAGCTGCAAGTCTCTGCTTTACAAAAG GAAATAGAAAATCTGAATAGATCCCACAAACAAGCAGCAGCCGTCCACAGCACTGTGGAGGTTCGTCTGAACAGAGCcttggaggagggggagaggttAAAGACTCAACTGAACAAGATGAAACAGATGAACAAG GACAAGAGCAGTGAGGAACAACAGAGTAAAGAAAATCTACTTGctgaaaacaaaatgctaaaaaagcAGAAAGCAGAACTCATCGTGGGTTTCAAGAAACAGCTCAAGCTGATTGACATTCTCAAAAGACAAAAG atgcATTTTGAAGTCGCAAAGCTGCTGTCGTTCACAGAAGATGAGTTCATGAAAGCTCTAGACTGGGGGAAACACTGA
- the tex9 gene encoding testis-expressed protein 9 isoform X3 produces the protein MQLRPKKRPSSSSKAQRTKREEVRPQVKSASGPTKNLMTDDLFAKEEQYKLLNAELEAKTADLVKQAEQLMREQSEVLSKPFSTIRLTDIEDEEDSRIIKPHHCTVLEPSVKVVTKKRPTSTSQNMCAGKQGKEPRCITALLDFRTPQASHLDDLAAEEDAADSFLAKTIRSMEMKMDDTVTHENVVDDLSNAGDNVGSGISDAQIRVLKAKLRIMQEELDQLSCEYFKKDDENAKLSAKMKEMEEDRARLQKTTSIQQTQIEKHRALAEESAKKCEGLQLQVSALQKEIENLNRSHKQAAAVHSTVEVRLNRALEEGERLKTQLNKMKQMNKDKSSEEQQSKENLLAENKMLKKQKAELIVGFKKQLKLIDILKRQKMHFEVAKLLSFTEDEFMKALDWGKH, from the exons ATGCAATTGAGG CCCAAGAAACGCCCATCCTCCAGCAGTAAGGCTCAGAGGACCAAGAGGGAGGAAGTAAGACCACAGGTGAAATCTGCCTCTGGTCCCACAAAGAATCTGATGACTGATGACCTTTTTGCTAAGGAAGAACAATACAA GCTCTTAAATGCCGAGCTGGAAGCCAAAACTGCTGATCTAGTAAAACAGGCAGAACAGCTTATG AGAGAACAGAGTGAAGTTCTGTCAAAACCCTTCTCCACCATCCGGCTCACAGACATTGAGGATGAAGAGGATTCAAG GATAATAAAGCCTCATCACTGCACTGTGCTGGAGCCCAGTGTGAAG GTGGTGACCAAAAAAAGGCCCACATCAACATCACAAAACATGTGTGCAGGAAAACAAGGAAAGGAGCCTCGCTGTATAACAGC GCTGCTTGATTTCAGAACCCCACAGGCGTCTCATCTGGAtgatttagcagctgaagaagaCGCAGCTGACTCGTTCCTAGCAAAGACGATACGAAGCATGGAGATGAAGATGGACGACACTGTCACTCATGAAAATGTTGTGGATGATCTGTCCAATGCTGGAGACAATGTGGGCTCAG GCATTTCAGATGCTCAAATACGAGTTCTGAAGGCCAAACTGCGGATTATGCAAGAGGAGCTGGATCAACTCTCATGTGAATATTTTAAGAAG GATGATGAAAACGCAAAGCTTAGTGCAAAAAtgaaggagatggaggaggatcGAGCCAGGCTGCAGAAAACAACAAGCATTCAGCAAACACAGATTGAGAAGCACCGAGCTTTAGCAGAGGAGTCTGCCAAAAAATGTGAGGGTCTTCAGCTGCAAGTCTCTGCTTTACAAAAG GAAATAGAAAATCTGAATAGATCCCACAAACAAGCAGCAGCCGTCCACAGCACTGTGGAGGTTCGTCTGAACAGAGCcttggaggagggggagaggttAAAGACTCAACTGAACAAGATGAAACAGATGAACAAG GACAAGAGCAGTGAGGAACAACAGAGTAAAGAAAATCTACTTGctgaaaacaaaatgctaaaaaagcAGAAAGCAGAACTCATCGTGGGTTTCAAGAAACAGCTCAAGCTGATTGACATTCTCAAAAGACAAAAG atgcATTTTGAAGTCGCAAAGCTGCTGTCGTTCACAGAAGATGAGTTCATGAAAGCTCTAGACTGGGGGAAACACTGA
- the tex9 gene encoding testis-expressed protein 9 isoform X1: protein MAERSCDKKGRPPQTVVPQPKKRPSSSSKAQRTKREEVRPQVKSASGPTKNLMTDDLFAKEEQYKLLNAELEAKTADLVKQAEQLMREQSEVLSKPFSTIRLTDIEDEEDSRIIKPHHCTVLEPSVKVVTKKRPTSTSQNMCAGKQGKEPRCITALLDFRTPQASHLDDLAAEEDAADSFLAKTIRSMEMKMDDTVTHENVVDDLSNAGDNVGSGISDAQIRVLKAKLRIMQEELDQLSCEYFKKDDENAKLSAKMKEMEEDRARLQKTTSIQQTQIEKHRALAEESAKKCEGLQLQVSALQKEIENLNRSHKQAAAVHSTVEVRLNRALEEGERLKTQLNKMKQMNKDKSSEEQQSKENLLAENKMLKKQKAELIVGFKKQLKLIDILKRQKMHFEVAKLLSFTEDEFMKALDWGKH from the exons ATGGCGGAAAGAAGTTGTGATAAAAAGGGTCGTCCGCCCCAGACCGTCGTCCCTCAG CCCAAGAAACGCCCATCCTCCAGCAGTAAGGCTCAGAGGACCAAGAGGGAGGAAGTAAGACCACAGGTGAAATCTGCCTCTGGTCCCACAAAGAATCTGATGACTGATGACCTTTTTGCTAAGGAAGAACAATACAA GCTCTTAAATGCCGAGCTGGAAGCCAAAACTGCTGATCTAGTAAAACAGGCAGAACAGCTTATG AGAGAACAGAGTGAAGTTCTGTCAAAACCCTTCTCCACCATCCGGCTCACAGACATTGAGGATGAAGAGGATTCAAG GATAATAAAGCCTCATCACTGCACTGTGCTGGAGCCCAGTGTGAAG GTGGTGACCAAAAAAAGGCCCACATCAACATCACAAAACATGTGTGCAGGAAAACAAGGAAAGGAGCCTCGCTGTATAACAGC GCTGCTTGATTTCAGAACCCCACAGGCGTCTCATCTGGAtgatttagcagctgaagaagaCGCAGCTGACTCGTTCCTAGCAAAGACGATACGAAGCATGGAGATGAAGATGGACGACACTGTCACTCATGAAAATGTTGTGGATGATCTGTCCAATGCTGGAGACAATGTGGGCTCAG GCATTTCAGATGCTCAAATACGAGTTCTGAAGGCCAAACTGCGGATTATGCAAGAGGAGCTGGATCAACTCTCATGTGAATATTTTAAGAAG GATGATGAAAACGCAAAGCTTAGTGCAAAAAtgaaggagatggaggaggatcGAGCCAGGCTGCAGAAAACAACAAGCATTCAGCAAACACAGATTGAGAAGCACCGAGCTTTAGCAGAGGAGTCTGCCAAAAAATGTGAGGGTCTTCAGCTGCAAGTCTCTGCTTTACAAAAG GAAATAGAAAATCTGAATAGATCCCACAAACAAGCAGCAGCCGTCCACAGCACTGTGGAGGTTCGTCTGAACAGAGCcttggaggagggggagaggttAAAGACTCAACTGAACAAGATGAAACAGATGAACAAG GACAAGAGCAGTGAGGAACAACAGAGTAAAGAAAATCTACTTGctgaaaacaaaatgctaaaaaagcAGAAAGCAGAACTCATCGTGGGTTTCAAGAAACAGCTCAAGCTGATTGACATTCTCAAAAGACAAAAG atgcATTTTGAAGTCGCAAAGCTGCTGTCGTTCACAGAAGATGAGTTCATGAAAGCTCTAGACTGGGGGAAACACTGA